One genomic region from Arthrobacter sp. FB24 encodes:
- a CDS encoding type II secretion system F family protein has product MALFVTALALAAWLVARPPGGRAGRIRKALNTGHPDSQGRRGSRSACGVKGRGASPGGSQARTAIRAGKPRHQSHGVPMTVVVQQLAALLKGGRTPSRLWDELWMVYSVEEPSGSGPREEPGLTAGSLSMVSVARAAALRGSPVAEAIRAAAAAAFPGSQNRERRIWGELAACFDIAAASGCPLADVLTRLAAQLEAEDDAEAARQTALAGPKATVTLLTWLPLLGLGLGVALGVDPLSILLGTPFGMAALAAGVGLTVAGRIWSARLVRSATGTP; this is encoded by the coding sequence TTGTTCGTCACAGCGCTGGCACTCGCTGCATGGCTGGTGGCCCGGCCGCCAGGCGGGCGTGCAGGAAGGATCCGCAAGGCACTGAACACCGGGCATCCCGACTCGCAAGGCAGGCGGGGCTCCCGAAGTGCGTGCGGCGTCAAGGGAAGAGGCGCCTCGCCCGGCGGGTCACAGGCCCGGACCGCCATCCGGGCAGGGAAGCCCCGCCATCAATCCCACGGGGTGCCCATGACAGTGGTGGTCCAACAACTGGCTGCGCTGCTCAAAGGAGGCCGTACGCCGTCACGGCTGTGGGATGAGCTCTGGATGGTCTACTCCGTGGAGGAGCCTTCCGGATCCGGACCCCGTGAGGAACCGGGACTCACCGCCGGGTCGTTGTCGATGGTGTCGGTGGCCCGGGCAGCCGCCCTGCGGGGTTCCCCCGTGGCGGAGGCCATTCGCGCGGCAGCTGCTGCTGCCTTCCCCGGAAGCCAAAACCGCGAACGGCGCATCTGGGGCGAACTCGCGGCGTGCTTCGACATTGCGGCAGCGAGCGGCTGCCCGCTGGCCGACGTCCTGACCCGTCTGGCGGCGCAGCTCGAAGCGGAGGACGACGCCGAAGCCGCCCGCCAGACCGCCCTGGCAGGTCCGAAGGCAACGGTCACCCTCCTGACCTGGCTTCCCCTGTTGGGCCTGGGGCTTGGGGTGGCCCTTGGCGTGGATCCGCTGTCCATCCTGCTCGGCACGCCGTTTGGGATGGCTGCGCTCGCAGCCGGTGTAGGGCTGACGGTGGCCGGCCGGATCTGGTCCGCCAGGCTCGTCCGCTCTGCCACTGGAACGCCATGA